In a genomic window of Gossypium arboreum isolate Shixiya-1 chromosome 7, ASM2569848v2, whole genome shotgun sequence:
- the LOC108455292 gene encoding uncharacterized protein LOC108455292 — protein sequence MEAAAAAAAAKRKIEVESKVIEKVGEVIREIERAKHVEQVICALLSLAVLLFPIDSSLLSGSIDEHYKDQVIIAKVHAANERDDWWRAFYQGAAFPTLARVLLLDVASNWLTCFPLSAKKHTYDVFFVNGLSTEVVQVLVPHLQLTSSDVFDVNVVQSNVERLLVLCLLDNDGVFKMALDLAVSPHSEDTINERLKSVVSRVAHIVTSIPDKARLRAPPLLSSHLFFKQITIQLLIGMEERQAITDKSEMDVNLSFLGEIFSRIVRRGSSDVLLSEVTPQVLRHVRSCLSSNTDVFESNPESQFWLKIMEAITDSYTVERIAEQLLRQLATEHASDIEAYWVLWILFHQLLKSQSSVRSMFVDKFLLWKVFPVCCLQWILQFAVFECSPIKDSWTKGHETTNGLLDIVQRLAAVWSKRDFVQSAPLEQQAYITAALGLCLEKMSKEELDKTKDAMHSILQGVNCRLESPADLVRKMASTIALVFSKVVDPKNPLYLDDSCNGETIDWEFGLTTSEKGRLSVSNAEKQIDETGTSTSATLSKDLARAADGGKGSGVKSKSKKSSEFCLVDPDEIIDPATLNYESVSDENDDDDASENSDSCDSSLQPYDLTDDDTDLKRKISQLVDVVGALRKSDDADGVERALDVAESLIRASPDELTHLAGDLVRTLVQVRCSDVAVEGEEESAEEKRQRALIALVVTRPFESLDTLDKLLYSPNVDVCQRIMILDVMTLAAEELANAKTMKPKHQKGPLISTISEPQPWFLPSNTGPPGTGSWKEVSDTGTLLNWSIRNERELPLKPGQVKRGKTCRWNLRSGNIHESQTEWSQNKFPLYAAAFMLPAMQGFDKKRHGVDLLGQDFIVLGKLIYMLGVCMKCASMHPEASALAPLLLDMLRAREVCHHKEAYVRRAVLFAASCVLIALHPSSIASSLVEGNIEISEGLEWIRTWALHVADSDPDRECYTMAVSCLQLHSEMALLASRALESAETTFKAKTISLSSNLSKGTIKIPNSNIRYY from the exons ATGGAGGCGGCGGCGGCGGCGGCGGCGGCGAAAAGGAAGATAGAGGTGGAGAGCAAAGTGATCGAGAAGGTCGGCGAGGTGATAAGGGAAATAGAAAGAGCAAAGCACGTCGAGCAAGTGATTTGCGCTCTTCTCTCTTTAGCTGTTCTTCTCTTCCCCATCGATTCCTCTCTTCTCTCAG GGAGCATTGACGAGCATTACAAAGACCAG GTTATTATTGCAAAAGTTCATGCTGCAAATGAAAGGGATGATTGGTGGAGGGCATTTTATCAAGGAGCTGCTTTTCCAACACTGGCTCGTGTTTTGTTGCTTG ATGTTGCTTCCAATTGGCTCACATGTTTCCCTCTTTCAGCAAAGAAACATACCTATGATGTTTTCTTTGTCAATGGACTTTCAACTGAAGTTGTACAGGTTTTGGTTCCTCACCTACAGCTGACCAGCAGTGATGTTTTCGATGTTAATGTTGTTCAGTCAAATGTAGAAAG GTTGCTTGTTCTTTGCCTTCTCGACAATGATGGGGTGTTTAAAATGGCTTTAGACTTAGCTGTTTCACCCCATTCAGAAGATACTATAAATGAAAGGCTCAAGTCAGTTGTGTCTAGGGTAGCACATATCGTAACATCTATTCCCGACAAAGCACGATTGAGAGCCCCGCCTTTACTCTCATCACA TTTGTTTTTCAAGCAGATCACTATTCAACTTCTGATTGGCATGGAAGAAAGGCAGGCCATCACTGATAAAAGTGAGATGGATGTTAACCTTTCATTTCTTGGAGAAATATTTTCCCGTATCGTTCGACGTGGATCTTCAG ATGTGCTGTTAAGTGAAGTAACTCCCCAGGTTCTCAGACATGTTCGAAGTTGCTTATCTTCAAACACTGATGTATTTGAGTCAAACCCTGAATCTCAATTTTGGTTGAAGATAATGGAAGCAATAACAGATTCCTACACTGTTGAAAGAATTGCAGAACAGCTTTTGCGTCAGCTTGCAACTGAGCATGCAAGTGATATTGAAGCTTACTGGGTTCTTTGGATATTGTTTCATCAGTTACTAAAATCTCAGTCATCAGTCAG GTCCATGTTTGTTGACAAGTTTTTACTGTGGAAAGTATTTCCTGTTTGTTGCCTGCAGTGGATCTTGCAATTTGCTGTTTTTGAATGCTCACCCATTAAAGATTCGTGGACTAAAGGTCATGAAACCACCAATGGTCTCTTAGACATAGTGCAACGCCTGGCTGCCGTATGGTCAAAAAGGGACTTTGTACAATCAGCCCCACTAGAGCAGCAAGCTT ATATAACTGCTGCTTTAGGCCTTTGTCTGGAGAAGATGTCCAAAGAGGAACTAGATAAAACAAAGGATGCAATGCACTCAATTCTTCAAGGAGTCAACT GTAGGCTGGAGAGCCCTGCAGACCTAGTGCGAAAAATGGCTAGCACTATCGCTTTAGTGTTCTCTAAAGTAGTTGATCCAAAGAATCCTCTATATCTTGATGACAGCTGCAATGGGGAGACCATTGACTGGGAATTCGGATTAACCACCTCTGAGAAAGGGAGATTGTCAGTCTCAAATGCAGAGAAACAAATTGATGAAACTGGGACGTCAACCAGCGCCACTTTAAGTAAAGACTTAGCACGTGCAGCTGATGGTGGGAAAGGAAGTGGGGTGAAGAGTAAAAGCAAGAAATCCTCAGAGTTCTGTTTGGTTGATCCAGATGAGATTATTGATCCAGCTACTCTAAATTATGAATCAGTCTCTGAtgaaaatgatgatgatgatgcaagTGAGAATTCTGATTCATGTGACTCCTCTTTGCAGCCATACGACTTGACAGATGATGAcacagatttaaaaagaaaaatttcacAGCTGGTTGATGTGGTTGGAGCCTTAAGGAAATCTGATGATGCTGATGGG GTGGAGAGGGCTCTAGATGTTGCTGAAAGTCTTATACGAGCATCACCTGATGAACTAACACATTTAGCAGGTGATCTTGTTCGAACTCTTGTACAGGTTCGTTGCTCTGATGTAGCTGTAGAAGGCGAGGAAGAATCAGCTGAAGAGAAGCGGCAAAGAGCTTTGATAGCATTGGTTGTCACACGTCCATTTGAATCTCTTGATACCCTAGACAAACTATTATATTCACCGAATGTAGATGTTTGTCAACGCATAATGATACTTGATGTAATGACTCTGGCAGCAGAGGAGCTTGCTAATGCTAAAACTATGAAACCTAAACATCAGAAAGGGCCCCTCATATCAACCATTTCAGAACCTCAACCCTGGTTCTTGCCTAGCAATACAGGGCCTCCTGGCACTGGATCATGGAAAGAGGTCTCAGACACAGGAACCCTTCTGAACTGGTCGATCCGAAACGAAAGAGAACTTCCACTAAAACCCGGTCAGGTCAAGAGAGGAAAGACTTGCCGGTGGAACCTTAGATCAGGAAATATACATGAAAGCCAAACTGAATGGTCTCAGAATAAGTTTCCTCTCTATGCAGCAGCATTTATGCTTCCAGCTATGCAGGGATTTGATAAGAAAAGACATGGTGTTGACTTGCTTGGTCAAGACTTTATTGTCCTTGGAAAACTCATCTATATGCTTGGTGTTTGCATGAAATGTGCTTCCATGCATCCCGAAGCATCTGCATTGGCTCCTCTTCTTCTTGATATGTTAAGAGCCAG GGAGGTGTGCCATCACAAAGAAGCATATGTCAGGAGAGCTGTCCTTTTTGCAGCATCATGTGTGCTCATTGCTCTTCATCCTTCTTCTATAGCATCTTCCTTGGTTGAAGGAAATATCGAAATCTCTGAAGGGCTTGAATGGATTCGTACATGGGCCCTTCACGTTGCCGATTCCGACCCAGATAGAGAATGCTATACG ATGGCTGTATCATGTCTCCAACTACATTCTGAGATGGCCCTTTTAGCTTCCCGAGCGCTAGAGTCAGCCGAAACTACATTCAAAGCCAAGACTATTAGTCTTTCATCCAATCTTTCGAAAGGAACAATCAAAATCCCCAACTCCAATATCCGATACTACTAG
- the LOC108455310 gene encoding 30S ribosomal protein S21, chloroplastic-like has translation MAFSLTSLSKSLSSLLRSQHSLPNLPQNPPNFAPPVSQSDPKSTSIRLSSCFTTPADETNAITCPSLAYANTLFFKSGHYNVQVVVADNEPEDKLLGRFRRAVFKAGVIQECKRRMFFESSQEKKKRKVREASKRNRRRRPKPKDSAQSREETSKKDEDEEDNWELPEGDLPY, from the exons ATGGCGTTTTCCCTCACTTCTCTCTCCAAATCACTTTCCTCTCTCCTCCGTTCCCAACATTCACTACCAAATCTCCCCCAAAACCCACCAAATTTCGCCCCGCCGGTTTCTCAATCGGACCCCAAATCAACATCCATTCGCCTTTCTTCCTGTTTTACCACACCGGCCGATGAAACTAATGCCATAACATGCCCATCATTAGCCTACGCCAATACCCTTTTCTTCAAATCGGGTCACTACAACGTCCAGGTGGTGGTGGCCGACAACGAACCGGAGGATAAGCTGTTGGGCCGGTTCAGGAGAGCCGTGTTTAAAGCCGGTGTTATACAGGAATGCAAAAGGAGGATGTTCTTTGAGAGCTCACAGGAAAAAAAGAAGCGTAAAGTAAGAGAAGCTTCTAAAAGGAACCGCAGAAG ACGCCCGAAACCGAAGGATTCGGCACAATCTAGAGAGGAAACCAGTAAGAAGGATGAGGATGAAGAAGATAATTGGGAGCTTCCTGAAGGAGACTTGCCTTATTAA